The window TGGCGTGTTTATTTAACGTAATAATACAGTGGAGTATTATTTTTAGTCCAATTTCAACAAAACACTAGTCAACCCACAAATCCAAAAACGTACTCCAAAAATTCACCAAACTCTAATTTAATACTTATTTTGtactataatttattttataCCCAAAATTCTGATTCACTGAACTcctttataaaaatctgattttttttcctAATGTATATTTATAGGAGAATGTTTCAATGATTCAATAAAAACATTCTCATTCTCTGTACTAAGAATAATCAGTTTCTTAAAGGGGAGGGGGAAACAAACATGTTTATGATTCTGGGTCATTCTTATTCGAATCTTTGTCTAGTAGTATTTGTACTAGTGTTGACAGCTACTTGTTTTAGTTCACAAGTGGAAGGTGGGGATGATGATGGTCGGCACAACAGTGTGACTCTTTCTAGCTTCACTTATGCAACAACTCTGCTCAAACCTTATGAATGGCGATACATTAGTGGTAATTTATTGCATCATTTGATTaaagtttttcttttcctcttcctCAGTGGGGTTTtgctgctttttttttttttgtgtgtgtgggggggttttgagggagggggggggggcgAGTTTGATGGGGCAGGGGAGGGATTGTGGTAGGGGGGTTTGAAGTTTCATTTTGACGAATTTGGAATACTGGGTTTTGATTCTTTTAGTATTCTTGATATCTTACCATGATATTTTGCTTTCTTGGGTGGTTTTTTGCGCTTGATGCGATTTCTTGTATTCATCGATACGCGAATAGATGACTGCAGTGACACATGTACGAGAGCAATATTCCGAGTTGCTTGTTCTGtttttattcttgtttttttAGTTGGTTTAACTGGTTGATCGTCCGTGGATAATTTGTTTCACTGACGTACAGCTTGTTCTGATTCAACAATCTGGTTATGTTTATCTATTCCTGTTAATATCTCCTTAGTCATGAGCTGCTTGCTTTTTTATTCAGCAGTTGCAGGTTTAGCTTGGTCTTTGCCTTGAGTGCTTTCTAATGTTTAACTATGAACATTTTATCTATCTTGGTTGTgtttgcaacaacaacaacaacaacccagtataatcccacaagtggggtctggggagggtaatatgtacgcagaccttacccctgccccgaagggtagagaggctgtttccaggaaaccctcggctcaaaaaagcaacaggagccgatatattagtaccataaaaatgcataataaaataccagcaatataagagatatgaaatacagaatacgaggGTCTCCTGGTAGATATTTGAGAAGAGAATATCAGTATTTGCATCTATGTAGATATTTGAGAAATGTTGTTTTTTACAGGCATATTAGTGCTTTCTTATTTTGTTAATCTCTCAGTTTTTCAAATCTTTCCTAGCTGGATTTCCTCATTTGATGGCTATCTTTAGATAAGTCACTTCGTTCAGTTTTGATTGCATCACATAtaattgtgtgagcaagtgttaaATACAAAGTAACATGTGTAGCAAGGGtttctttctattttcattaATGGCTTACTGGTTTCGGTTTCCATGCCTTTCTGCAGTGGACTTACCACCATGGTTCTCTTCAGTGACTATTGATTTGGAATCCAATGTTGGCCTTGTAAGTTCACGGTCAATACTTTTGTCATTGAAGTTTTGCTTATAACTTTACAACTTTGTAAGCTCTTTTTGTTTGTGCTAAATATATGATAATGTAATTTGCTCCTTTTGTGCACTCCAATTTTCTCCCTTTGCTTCCTTAATATTGGTATTTAAGAATTTTTTCCGCCTGACCATACCGTGCTTTTAATCCCAATATTTATCCTTTTACAATCTTTAATTCCTGAATCTAACTGCAAGCAGAACCTGAAAAGCATAGGAAAAGTAAGTACTTTGCCGATGATCTGCTTCCGAGAAGGAAGTCCACCCCTTCCAGATGTTTATAACACTTCTCTTACAGGTTTAGGTATGATCTTTTAACTGAGACTGAGCATTTGACATACATTATGTGGTTGTGATGATTTTATAGCAGGATGTGACCGCAAACAAGTAATATTAGTCTTTTCTCTGTAGTGATAGATCATATCTCGAATAGTTCATTTGGAGGGTCACGAGACCTTCAAATTGTTGAGAAGTGCTATCCCATGCAAAGAAGTATATTCTTGACGTTGACAAACGAGCAGGTCTATTCTTAACTTTCTAATATTTGTGGGCTAGTTTATTGTTTGTGCTATACTTGTTCTTTCTTTTGACAGATAAAAATTCTCTTCATGGTGGTCTTATGCATGTTTACTTGGGTTTGAAATAAGCTTTTTCACAGATTTCTCCAGGAATATGGTATTTTGGTCTCTTTAACGGCATCGGACCTATAAGGACACAGTCAAAAATGGTACTTGCTCTGACTTATTTATATTCCATGTTTTAGCCAGTATCCTTTTGCGCTTCTTTCTTATGGATATCACTATTTGAGTTTTCAACATATGATCGAATAGGCAGTTTTTTTTAATAGTCTTTTGGTCTATCTGAAAATTCTGTCTGGGTGTCTCTATGTGATCAATTAATACCCAGTATTATTGAAGAattcaacttgatattctctcCTATTCACTACGTCGACAAAGAATCAAATTATCACTATGTTTATTCCAATCTGTACTTCGCTGGAGTGGAAGTAAAAGATGAAAGGTCGGTTAGTTTGGCTAGGAACTAAAGGATAGGGCGAAGTGAAAAAGGAGAGCTAACTGGATTAATCTTGTTTGGGATTACGAAGAGGGGAGGGGAAATAAAGTGGAGAACGTGTTAAACGTCCACATGAGCTCTTTCACTAGCTCAGCAATAATGATTTTGATTTTCCCATAGCTCCCATTCTCTGAACCTTAGAGAAACATGGGGAAATGACTTGCAGCTTTCTTTTGATGTTGTCATGCATTATATGAAACTGGTGAAAAAGATTTCTTAGAGGAAGAAACTATAGAAATTGTAGATTGATGAGCGTTGTAGTTTATGTAGCTAATAAATGAGCCACAGCCACTACACCAAAAAGGGGCTAACTGATCTACCAAATCTGTGAACGTAAAAATACCTTGGTAAGGAAGTGTTCTGCTTGAGGAGAAGCCTGTGCTCTTCCCTTTTGGGCTAGTCATTGGTGAGGAGACATTTGATACATACTGAAAATTGTTTGCTTAAAAAGGTAGCAGGTGTGTTTCAAGTTTGCATGCTGTCCACTTGTATGATGAAGATTATTGTTCCTTCATCATAACAATGAAAGAAATACTATTCTAGCCATGAATCTGGAGGTTCTAAGATCTAATACTGTTGTCCCTTGGAGCCTAGCTTACCACTACGGAAGAAAAACCACTCTTTGAAAGTCCTAATTCCCATCATTTCAACAGTGTAATATCTTAGCTAGCTAATTTCTATtcattgatttctttttgcagaTTAATCGAGGACATTCTTACTCATTCAGTGGTAATATAACTGTGGAAGGGTGTACAAATTCTGCTATGTTGGGAAAATTCTGCAACCAAACAATTAGTTTACTCTCATGTTTGGACACCTATATATCTTCTGAAAGTGGAATAGGTAGTCGATCTTATAACATAACTGCAGCGAATGTGACTCCTTGTGGAGGTGCCGAGGATAGCTGTCTTGATGTTGCTGGGTCAAAAGTCTACTCCTTGGATGTAGTGAGTATTGCCGAGGAGCTAATAATCACAGCATTAAATATCACGTTTACTCAATCACAGCATTCTAATGGAACCATCAGCAACAGCGGAATTTCCCTTATGTGCTATGTTCGGCATGGGGCTATACCACTGCCACAAGTGTATGATTATTCTTCTGATATAAACAGAACCCCTTTGGTCATACCTTTACCTAGACTTGGTCGTTGGTATATTAAAATTCAGCCAGCAAACCTGTCAGAAAGCATGGTAGTAATCCAAGAAATGAGCACAACAATATGTTATTCATTGGAATGGCAAGTACTTCAGTGTCCTGCGGATAAGGCTGGATTGAACTGTACATCAGCAAAATACACACTTCAGGTGGATTTATTATGAGTTTGGACTGCTTCCatctttctcaaatcttttcattaATTTCATATACTTGTTCACTTGCACATTAATCATGTAGGTTGTGGTTTTGGATAACTGAGCTTCCTGCTTATTAAAAGAACATGCTACACTAGATGTACAGTACACATTTTCTCTTCTAATGCAAACTGCACAGTTCAAAAATGACCTGTTTAGTTTGTCAATCTTttcatgtctttttttttttcttgtgaattcttgAAATGGTTCTGTGCAGACGTTTCTGAGGAAAAACCCATCTGTCGCTTTTGAATCTTATTATCTACCGATCAGTAGAGAAGCTTCCTCAAACTCTGCTAATTTCCCTTTGGGACTTCTTTTGAGTAATTCATCTGATGGAGATATGAGGAATTACACTTGGACCTTTTTCCTTCTGGACATCCCCTATGCTGCTGCTGGCGGAAATATCCATGTCCGCATTACA of the Nicotiana tabacum cultivar K326 chromosome 7, ASM71507v2, whole genome shotgun sequence genome contains:
- the LOC107807618 gene encoding uncharacterized protein LOC107807618 isoform X1 translates to MFMILGHSYSNLCLVVFVLVLTATCFSSQVEGGDDDGRHNSVTLSSFTYATTLLKPYEWRYISVDLPPWFSSVTIDLESNVGLNLKSIGKVSTLPMICFREGSPPLPDVYNTSLTGLVIDHISNSSFGGSRDLQIVEKCYPMQRSIFLTLTNEQISPGIWYFGLFNGIGPIRTQSKMINRGHSYSFSGNITVEGCTNSAMLGKFCNQTISLLSCLDTYISSESGIGSRSYNITAANVTPCGGAEDSCLDVAGSKVYSLDVVSIAEELIITALNITFTQSQHSNGTISNSGISLMCYVRHGAIPLPQVYDYSSDINRTPLVIPLPRLGRWYIKIQPANLSESMVVIQEMSTTICYSLEWQVLQCPADKAGLNCTSAKYTLQTFLRKNPSVAFESYYLPISREASSNSANFPLGLLLSNSSDGDMRNYTWTFFLLDIPYAAAGGNIHVRITSDAKISGEIYARYGGLPSLSNWDYFYANSTSNSNGSMFFKIHDASDKSISFYIIYARGGTWSFGLRHPISDRHSSTVETIMSISLERCPQKCSSHGTCQSVLDASGLTFYSFCACGRRYGGFDCSIELVSSSGQVLKTDVGHMWQSISLIASNAAALLPAYWALRHKAFAEWVLYTSSGISSGLYHACDVGTWCALTFHVLQFMDFWLSFMAVVSTFVYLAAIDEVSKRTIHTVVAILTALMAESGPTRSSNIILVVAIGTVGLLIGFLVEFFTHHRWISFPTEICLNMLNRWETVKAWIHNFIRSLLKRFWWGFLLAGFTALAMAAISWRLETSQNYWIWHSVWHVSIYTSSFLFLCSKAAAVNCENEQPQSENYELARQNSFSGNNERDGR
- the LOC107807618 gene encoding uncharacterized protein LOC107807618 isoform X2 yields the protein MFMILGHSYSNLCLVVFVLVLTATCFSSQVEGGDDDGRHNSVTLSSFTYATTLLKPYEWRYISVDLPPWFSSVTIDLESNVGLNLKSIGKVSTLPMICFREGSPPLPDVYNTSLTGLVIDHISNSSFGGSRDLQIVEKCYPMQRSIFLTLTNEQISPGIWYFGLFNGIGPIRTQSKMINRGHSYSFSGNITVEGCTNSAMLGKFCNQTISLLSCLDTYISSESGIGSRSYNITAANVTPCGGAEDSCLDVAGSKVYSLDVVSIAEELIITALNITFTQSQHSNGTISNSGISLMCYVRHGAIPLPQVYDYSSDINRTPLVIPLPRLGRWYIKIQPANLSESMVVIQEMSTTICYSLEWQVLQCPADKAGLNCTSAKYTLQTFLRKNPSVAFESYYLPISREASSNSANFPLGLLLSNSSDGDMRNYTWTFFLLDIPYAAAGGNIHVRITSDAKISGEIYARYGGLPSLSNWDYFYANSTSNSNGSMFFKIHDASDKSISFYIIYARGGTWSFGLRHPISDRHSSTVETIMSISLERCPQKCSSHGTCQSVLDASGLTFYSFCACGRRYGGFDCSIELVSSSGHMWQSISLIASNAAALLPAYWALRHKAFAEWVLYTSSGISSGLYHACDVGTWCALTFHVLQFMDFWLSFMAVVSTFVYLAAIDEVSKRTIHTVVAILTALMAESGPTRSSNIILVVAIGTVGLLIGFLVEFFTHHRWISFPTEICLNMLNRWETVKAWIHNFIRSLLKRFWWGFLLAGFTALAMAAISWRLETSQNYWIWHSVWHVSIYTSSFLFLCSKAAAVNCENEQPQSENYELARQNSFSGNNERDGR